A single Vanacampus margaritifer isolate UIUO_Vmar chromosome 7, RoL_Vmar_1.0, whole genome shotgun sequence DNA region contains:
- the LOC144055792 gene encoding uncharacterized protein LOC144055792 produces the protein MTMASAVKVSWLLTMVFVSGQNASNDFVKLDCKKENLGQYGQPSVVECMIKILHVVNDLTVDTIVWKKNGVRVLQFHDNRLESTPGYSFAEPSWNNKSLNVSLLIANTNVTNHDNYSCMVMTDSGAANSPASLHVTAKYSRPSIHTTQANATPNSKVTLTCRSEGGYPKGRLGWFVGAKAQQDAETLSKVLGNGLFSLSSELTLSRGRDAAQYSCVVFNASGGKDDEAILMITKTSHVAGQEQDPKVNGLDVTTKVVAPVVVIGSLIVGLLLFLALRGKRCKREQVAQPRSDPEQGCPQTRPLVNPECQETKA, from the exons ATGACAATGGCCTCCGCTGTTAAAGTGTCGTGGCTGCTGACGATGGTCTTCGTTAGTGGGCAAAATGCATCGAATG ATTTCGTGAAGTTGGACTGTAAGAAAGAGAACTTGGGCCAGTACGGTCAACCGTCTGTCGTGGAATGCATGATCAAGATCTTACATGTGGTGAATGATCTTACTGTGGACACCATTGTTTGGAAGAAAAACGGTGTGAGGGTTCTGCAGTTTCACGATAACAGACTGGAGTCCACTCCAGGCTATTCGTTTGCTGAGCCGTCATGGAACAACAAGTCCTTGAACGTGTCCCTGCTAATCGCCAACACCAACGTGACCAACCATGACAACTACTCGTGCATGGTCATGACTGACAGCGGCGCAGCCAACAGCCCAGCCAGCCTTCATGTCACGG CCAAATACAGCAGACCCAGCATCCACACCACCCAGGCAAACGCCACCCCGAACTCCAAAGTCACCCTGACGTGCCGCTCGGAAGGCGGCTACCCCAAGGGCCGATTGGGCTGGTTTGTCGGGGCGAAGGCGCAGCAGGACGCTGAAACGCTGAGCAAGGTGCTGGGAAACGGACTGTTCAGCCTGTCCAGCGAGCTGACTCTGTCGCGAGGGCGGGATGCCGCCCAGTACAGCTGCGTGGTGTTCAACGCTAGCGGCGGCAAAGACGACGAGGCCATTTTGATGATAACAAAGACGTCCCATGTTGCAG GGCAGGAACAAGATCCAAAAGTGAACGGCTTGGATGTGACTACAAAAGTAGTGGCACCGGTCGTGGTCATCGGGTCGCTGATTGTTGGACTGTTGCTGTTTCTGGCGCTAAGGGGGAAGCGTTGTAAAA GAGAACAAGTTGCTCAACCTAGATCGGATCCAGAGCAAG GTTGTCCACAGACTCGACCTTTGGTGAATCCCGAATGCCAGGAAACCAAGGCATGA